Proteins from one Anopheles nili chromosome 2, idAnoNiliSN_F5_01, whole genome shotgun sequence genomic window:
- the LOC128731461 gene encoding probable dolichyl pyrophosphate Glc1Man9GlcNAc2 alpha-1,3-glucosyltransferase, translated as MFWHIFLLVSGVKLLFIPAYRSTDFEVHRNWLAITHSLPLSRWYYEATSEWTLDYPPLFAYFEWLLSLVAKSFDPRMLEVKNLNYASEQTVIFQRFSVIVADVIYALGVRRCLRAMTASTPNASRSVLIGGALLLGNAGLLMVDHIHFQYNGFLFGVLLLSIGALMENRPLQSALLFAVLLNLKHIFIYVVPVYVVYLLRFYCLRNSTAGQALMKLIKLGAVVTGVCLLSFGPFYEHIPQVLSRLFPFKRGLTHAYWAPNFWALYNTADKALAVALGRHGTSSSTSGLVQTFEHTVLPSVSPTVTFVLTGLAMLPVVLKLWSFKAALSSPNLCRCFVRAIVLCGCTSFLFGWHVHEKAILMVLIPLTLLAIGDKNDARWTVFLGVVAHYSLFPLLFKPELTLVKLSLHTVYTAVSVLLLKLLHQKAFFRTVEFLYLAGFPVLCAYEHLVHDAIGLGKRLPFLPLLLTSVYCAVGVVYFWLCYQVSFLRTTEGNVAAEMKKTK; from the exons ATGTTTTGGCACAtatttttgctcgtttctGGTGTAAAGCTTTTGTTCATACCGGCTTA CCGTTCTACAGACTTTGAGGTACATCGAAATTGGCTTGCAATCACGCACAGCTTACCACTTTCGCGATGGTATTACGAAGCAACAAGCGAATGGACCCTCGACTATCCGCCTTTGTTCGCTTACTTCGAATGGTTGCTTTCCCTCGTGGCCAAATCGTTCGACCCACGGATGCTTGAAGTGAAGAACCTCAACTACGCCTCGGAACAGACGGTCATTTTCCAGCGATTTTCCGTCATTGTAGCGGACGTCATATACGCCCTCGGAGTTCGTCGCTGCCTGCGGGCAATGACCGCCAGTACTCCGAATGCTTCCCGTTCCGTCCTTATCGGTGGAGCGCTACTCCTTGGTAACGCCGGTTTGCTTATGGTGGATCACATCCACTTCCAGTACAATGGCTTTCTGTTCGGGGTTTTGCTGCTGAGCATTGGGGCACTGATGGAAAATCGGCCCCTTCAATCGGCCCTGCTGTTTGCCGTGCTGCTGAATCTGAAACACATCTTCATCTACGTGGTCCCGGTTTATGTCGTGTATTTGCTGCGTTTTTATTGTCTCCGTAATTCCACCGCCGGACAAGCGCTaatgaaattaatcaaactaGGCGCCGTCGTAACGGGCGTTTGTTTACTTTCATTCGGACCATTCTACGAACACATACCACAG GTGCTTTCCAGATTGTTTCCCTTCAAACGCGGTCTCACGCATGCCTATTGGGCGCCTAACTTTTGGGCCTTGTACAACACCGCCGATAAAGCGCTGGCCGTAGCCCTCGGACGTCACGGCACATCCTCGAGCACGAGTGGATTGGTGCAAACGTTCGAACACACCGTTCTTCCGTCGGTTAGCCCCACGGTGACGTTCGTGCTCACCGGATTAGCGATGCTTCCCGTCGTCCTGAAGCTGTGGTCCTTCAAGGCGGCACTATCATCGCCCAATCTCTGTCGCTGCTTCGTACGGGCCATCGTCCTGTGTGGTTGTACATCGTTTCTCTTCGGCTGGCACGTACACGAGAAGGCCATCCTGATGGTGCTCATCCCACTTACGCTGCTGGCCATCGGCGATAAGAATGATGCCCGCTGGACCGTCTTTCTGGGCGTGGTAGCGCACTACTCCTTATTTCCGCTGTTGTTCAAACCGGAACTGACGCTCGTCAAACTTAGCTTGCACACCGTGTACACCGCGGTCagtgtgctgctgttgaagCTTCTGCACCAGAAAGCGTTCTTCCGAACGGTGGAGTTCCTGTATCTGGCCGGGTTTCCTGTGCTGTGTGCGTACGAACATCTCGTCCACGATGCAATCGGCCTTGGCAAACGATTGCCATTTTTGCCGCTGCTATTGACGAGCGTATACTGTGCTGTAGGCGTAGTGTACTTTTGGCTCTGTTACCAAGTGTCCTTCCTGAGGACAACGGAAGGCAACGTGGCAGCGGAGATGAAAAAGACTAAGTAA
- the LOC128721959 gene encoding matrix metalloproteinase-2-like, with the protein MKLRLVVLWLIVGGLYAAHWVASAPALPTTQMIDFMRRFGYLERGMPQAEALYSGEAIVNAIKHVQKFGALPQTGVLDQRTIELMSAPRCGVVDVMQHDQSSRHRRYVIGSEGWRKRRITYFIANWSAKVGEESVAKFMAKAFGEWSKYSKLRFVRVYDPSADIIVGFGSGAHGDNYPFDGPGNILAHAYYPYEMNAYGGDVHFDEDENWKENSTHLGEGVDFYSVAIHELGHSLGLAHSPVYSSLMFPYYKGIAQGTLDYDDILAMYQLYIQNPHITDDPDWMYTTESVISVDEFSTVTPAPRLPDLEAEDPEIPTQTEPTPTSTTTEVYDMPITFVGDYETVDDHIRRHHSSTPPEVTPQLPDFGPVPDICSGSFDAIGLLRGEMFIFKGAYLWRLTEKYRIKDGYPVRIWQVFRGFPKTVSHIDAVYEREDNGIVLFSGRFYWVFDALNFLQPEVRPLTDYGLPEDLKRLDAALVWPKNNKTYLFAGDRFWRYNDTAGEMDEGYPSSMDRWFGIPNNIDAATSVASGKTYFFKGNYYWLFNNERVRPERGYPRRTGNIWLGCR; encoded by the exons ATGAAACtccggttggtggtgttgtGGCTCATAGTGGGTGGTCTTTATGCGGCTCATTGGGTGGCCAGTGCACCGGCTCTTCCTACGACACAAATG ATCGACTTTATGCGACGTTTTGGGTATCTCGAACGAGGCATGCCTCAAGCGGAAGCACTCTACAGCGGTGAGGCGATTGTGAACGCGATTAAACACGTGCAGAAGTTTGGTGCCTTACCCCAGACCGGTGTTCTGGATCAGCGTACGATCGAG CTGATGTCAGCGCCACGATGCGGCGTAGTCGACGTAATGCAGCACGATCAATCATCGCGCCACCGACGGTACGTGATCGGATCGGAAGGGTGGCGTAAGCGGCGCATTACATACTT CATCGCGAACTGGTCCGCGAAGGTTGGCGAAGAATCGGTGGCCAAGTTTATGGCCAAAGCGTTCGGTGAATGGAGCAAGTACAGCAAGCTAAGGTTTGTGCGCGTCTACGACCCATCTGCGGACATCATCGTTGGCTTTGGGAGTGGCGCACATGGCGACAA TTATCCTTTCGATGGTCCTGGTAACATTCTGGCGCACGCGTACTACCCGTACGAGATGAACGCGTACGGAGGTGATGTGCACTTTGATGAGGACGAAAATTGGAAAGAGAACTCAACACATCTCGGGGAGGGTGTGGACTTCTACTCGGTTGCTATCCATGAGTTGGGTCACTCGTTGGGATTGGCTCATTCACCCGTCTACTCGTCGCTTATGTTCCCGTACTACAAGGGAATTGCTCAGGGCACGCTCGACTACGACGACATCCTGGCGATGTACCAGCTTTACA TACAAAACCCTCACATCACGGACGATCCAGACTGGATGTACACGACCGAATCGGTGATCTCCGTAGACGAGTTCTCCACTGTGACACCTGCACCCCGTCTGCCAGATCTCGAAGCAGAAGATCCCGAAATTCCAACGCAAACGGAACCGACCCCAACCAGCACAACGACAGAAGTGTACGACATGCCGATCACGTTCGTCGGTGACTACGAAACGGTGGACGATCACATCAGGCGGCATCATTCGTCAACACCTCCCGAAGTGACACCGCAGCTTCCAGACTTTGGACCCGTGCCGGACATCTGCAGTGGAAGCTTCGATGCGATCGGACTCCTGCGTGGTGAAATGTTCATCTTCAAGGGTGCGTACCTGTGGCGTCTGACGGAGAAGTACCGCATCAAGGATGGCTACCCGGTACGGATCTGGCAGGTGTTCCGAGGTTTCCCAAAAACCGTCAGCCATATCGATGCGGTGTACGAGCGTGAGGATAACGGGATCGTGCTGTTTTCCGGCCGATTCTATTGGGTGTTTGATGCGCTTAACTTTCTCCAACCCGAGGTACGTCCTCTGACGGATTACGGACTTCCGGAGGACCTAAAGCGTCTGGATGCTGCGCTAGTTTGGC CTAAAAACAACAAGACGTACCTGTTTGCTGGAGATCGCTTTTGGCGGTACAACGACACCGCGGGTGAGATGGACGAAGGCTATCCATCATCCATGGATCGGTGGTTTGGAATTCCGAACAACATCGACGCAGCCACGTCAGTCGCAAGTG GCAAAACGTACTTCTTCAAAGGAAACTACTACTGGCTGTTCAACAATGAGCGAGTCCGCCCGGAACGAGGATACCCGCGAAGGACGGGCAATATCTGGCTCGGGTGTCGATAA
- the LOC128720425 gene encoding uncharacterized protein LOC128720425 — protein MSRKLAVRTLAELTLAELASMIVGSINIMVNTSKEFGLPPDYTLLCVEVNSYLECLGATANIYEDLLRVILCSDTLDASIRFCCLQMLLNSSVQSLATEIFPLAYYERILQVIAAQGRGLRRLNMKGVWVKEECLCFMYEIVKRLPRLTSLTIPHIANDNLLKHIADYSRDLCQLDISGETDITEIGIEYLCYGECKERLTCVDIGSLGEENICHTDVALLLANLPNLRTLKSYSFVGRSLQHILEKQNAAFRCRLVYVHDTGTCAATLDAIVRACPQLEDVYLDSPEVGILGGLSPVKRLRRLKLYRFSCHELLELANSVGPTLRQLTAIKGYGPLELDRLVRLCPGLLELDLYMMDSLSYVGDDSFIDLHGLEILNSPIARASLRRFICHTTSLRRLAVDTVTFSDEDISTMVIEYDFNWLEDVWFTSAPYLSMASVEILMDRCPELQSVGQLSGWALTTDDVMLLRGILRSSNSSLVLKTFQPRRKAPYAASWVILRRD, from the exons ATGTCGAGGAAGCTAGCCGTTCGTACGCTCGCAGAGCTAACACTAGCCGAGCTGGCCAGCATGATCGTAGGATCCATCAACATAATGGTCAACACGAGCAAGGAGTTTGGACTTCCACCAGACTATACGCTGCTGTGCGTTGAGGTCAACTCATACCTGGAGTGCCTCGGGGCGACCGCTAACATTTATGAGGACCTATTGCGTGTGATCCTCTGTTCGGATACACTCGACGCGTCGATACGCTTCTGTTGCCTGCAGATGCTACTGAATTCCAGCGTCCAGAGCCTGGCAACCGAGATCTTCCCACTCGCGTACTACGAGCGTATCCTGCAGGTGATCGCGGCCCAGGGACGTGGTCTACGCCGGCTCAATATGAAGGGTGTTTGGGTGAAAGAAGAATGCCTGTGCTTCATGTACGAGATCGTGAAGAGACTGCCACGATTGACCAGCCTAACGATACCGCACATCGCGAACGACAACCTACTAAAGCACATCGCCGACTACAGCCGGGATCTGTGTCAGCTCGACATCAGCGGAGAGACGGACATCACTGAGATCGGTATCGAGTACCTGTGCTATGGTGAATGCAAGGAACGCCTCACTTGCGTCGACATCGGGTCACTTGGTGAGGAGAATATCTGCCACACAGACGTGGCATTGTTGCTGGCCAACCTGCCCAACCTTCGGACACTCAAGTCGTACTCGTTCGTTGGTCGCAGCCTGCAGCACATCCTCGAGAAGCAGAACGCCGCCTTCCGATGTCGACTGGTGTACGTGCACGATACGGGTACGTGTGCCGCCACACTGGACGCGATTGTACGTGCTTGTCCGCAGCTCGAGGACGTCTACCTCGATTCCCCTGAAGTCGGCATTCTAGGAGGTTTAAGTCCTGTGAAACGTTTACGCCGGCTTAAGCTGTATCGGTTCAGTTGCCACGAGCTGCTGGAGCTAGCGAACAGCGTAGGACCGACTCTGCGTCAGCTCACCGCCATTAAAGGATATGGGCCACTGGAGCTCGATCGGCTTGTTCGTCTTTGCCCAGGTCTGCTAGAACTCGACCTGTACATGATGGACTCACTGTCATACGTCGGTGACGATAGCTTCATCGACCTGCACGGACTGGAGATTCTGAACAGTCCGATCGCGAGAGCGAGCCTGCGTCGGTTCATCTGCCACACGACTTCACTCCGGCGACTTGCCGTCGACACCGTCACCTTCTCGGACGAAGACATCAGCACGATGGTGATCGAGTATGACTTCAACTGGCTGGAGGACGTCTGGTTTACGTCCGCACCGTACCTCTCAATGGCTTCCGTAGAG ATTCTTATGGACCGATGTCCGGAGCTCCAGAGCGTCGGACAACTAAGCGGATGGGCCCTAACAACAGATGACGTGATGCTTCTGCGCGGGATCCTGCGAAGCAGCAACTCCTCCCTG GTGTTGAAGACGTTTCAGCCACGCCGGAAGGCACCGTACGCCGCCTCGTGGGTGATTCTGCGACGCGACTGA